In Coturnix japonica isolate 7356 chromosome 11, Coturnix japonica 2.1, whole genome shotgun sequence, the sequence CATGTAtttttaagatcatctggtttgaCAGTATTTCAGAATATCAGATAACCCTTTCAAGTGTACATTGACATGTATGATCATGTACATACCAGAACATGAAAGTGAGCAAGCACTTGTTATTCAGCCAACAACAACTAAATCATCACCAACAAACTGGTAGGTTGGAACCTCCAGGTTATAGGGGGCAGGACCTTTCCTGATTCTGCCAGAGGCATCATAATGGGACCCATGGCAAGGGCAGTAATAGCCACCAAAATCTCCAGAGTTAGCAATTGGTACACAACCAAGATGAGTGCAGACTCCTACTAATATGACCCATTCCGGTTTCTTTACTCTGTCTAAATCGTGCTGTGGATCTCTCAACTGAGACACATCAACTTCAGCTTCCTGATTAATCTCTGCTTGGGTTCTGTGACGCACAAAGAGGGGTTTCCCTCTCCACTTGAAAGCcatgtttttcccttctggaATGTCAGATAGCTTGATCTCAATCTTTGACAACGCTAACACGTCAGCAGAAGCACTGAGGCTGGAAATAAACTGGGTGACAACATTCTTAGCAGCATATGCAGAAGCGACGCATGTTGTTGCAGTCACCAGGTAGGAAAAGCCTTTTCTATCTTCACTGCTCCTTTGAGATGACGTTGTGGCATCCATCACATCTTCACGACGATAGGCAGAGAAGTCAGGGACCGTGACATCATTGTGGACAAAACGCACGCTGGCAGgtgctgcaagaaaaataatatgaaatggcaacaaaaataatatgaaatggCAATTCTTTCACTTGAAATACATCATGATGTATTTTATATTAGGCTTTTCCAAATCACGCTTTATGAATGATGGGTATGTTATACCAGAGTCTTGGTAGCATTCCTCTAAGAAGGCATTTCAATTTTACCTTGGAAGATAATACTTATTAGAAGGTATTTTTAGTAGATGAACGAATGGTCTGTGAATCGTTCCACTTTATCTGTGAAAACTGAATGGAGCCTGATAAGGGTATAGAAAGACCTGCAAAAAGTTCTGGGTTTAAAGTGATCTGTTGGCTTGGGAGGATTGTTTGTTCTCCAAATTTCAaggcagaaatgctgcagaataCAACAGCTGACAGGAGATGGGCAGAGCTTTCTGTGCTGATGttaccctgaaaaaaaaatagtttgaacAAATTTGATTTCCTTTGACTTAAGTAACCTCTATGCCTTTAACAATCTTAAGTGTCTGGttaagcattttaaagattaaaaatgcaAGATCAGACACCCTTCTTTATAGGACTTAAAACTAACATCAAAGCTAACTGCCCcaggaaaggatttttaaaCCTTTCAAACTCCCGTCTCCTATTTGCAGACGTCTCATAAAAAGATTTAGGAATAAATTTAGCAAATATCCAGTTCCTGAACTTTGTGAGGTTCCCAGCTGAAGCCAATGTGCTAACTTGACAAGATGTGGCTGCCAAACAAGGGGCTGTCCATTAGTTTCTCCAGCATATGAAAGCTGCCTCCCTCAACACAATGTaaggaaagaacaagaacaTGCTAAGGACACAGGACTTGCCAAAATGCAAACTCTGTTAGTTGACAAAAACTGTTTGGTCTTAATTTTTTCCAGCAGTTGGCACAAAGTCCATTGGTTAGTAGAAAGCATTCTCTTAAAGTACTCAAAATAACTCTTAAGAGGTTTGTAAGCAATCTAatgggaaaatatttgcttttatttacaattaACTCAGGAAATTGAAAGCATTGgatctgaaactgaaaattctgtGAGAGCAAACTACTCGTTTATTTCAGAGTGAAGACATTTCTCATTTAGCAGCAGGCCAGTAGGCATTATAATTAACCTACTTTGAAAATCCTCTGTCACACTTGTCATTGAATAATATTAATTGAAGCTATAAATAAGACTACGTGTCAGCTATGTTAATTATAGATGTGTAGAATTTACATCTGGATGTGTCCTTTACAGTTGATGGTCAGGTGCAGTTCTAACCACTATGGAGCATCTTTCCTAAGGCACAGCAGTCTCCAAGTCTTACACAAGTATCCCATTTAGCACTAAGATCCCTTATCAGAAGATAATTTGGTGTTAGAATATGCTCCTTTTTAGTACTGAAATAGGGCCCTAAATCTGCATTACAGATTTCCACACGTGCCTCACAAAGGCACCCAGCTGTAGCACTGCAGCATCAAAGTTTTTGACATTTCCTGtgctcctgaaaaaaaaatgaaagaaaagaaaggaagacactTAACAGGAAAACATGGCTTAAAATATCCCTGTTCAGCAGCTATTTACATTTTAGGAATAACGCAGGGCTGCTGATGCAGACTATCAAAGAGTTAGGAACGACCTCTACTCCTATCCATTTCCTGTATTTATGGAGCAGAAAGTACCATTTAAAGCTACGTATACAGAGGGTACAAAAGATTCTTTATTTTGGGACTAAagtaacatttcagaaatgcttctaCTGTTTCATACTAAGCTCTTCGTTCCCTGATGTGCCTGTTGAGGCCTCACACAGCTCAATACTGTCGTCAGGGCATGTATTTCAGACTAGATGTCCTGCTGTAAACATGCAGTTTGCATTCCaaaaggctgctgcttttcttctatGGTCAACATAACATCccttaatatataaaatacatagcATTAGGCAGTCTTGAAGCTTTGCCTAACTGGCTGCTGTTGGGTACGACTCGAGGCCAGGACCTGGATGTCCCATTTGTTGGTAGATACCTGTAACCTTGACAGCAAACCACTTCCATTGCACTGAGCGTGTGGAAGGATGCTGTGCCCAACTGATGAAGAGACACAGTCGTGGAGCTGTAGGTATAAGGGGTCTGGCAGTGCCTTGCTGACAGCCACTGTCCTTATTTGGCCCAAGGCAGACCCTGCAGGAACTACTGTGTGACTGTATCTGGTTTATGCTTTGAGAACAGTGCATGACTCGGGGGGAGAAAATAGAGCTGTTGGAATAAGGCACTTTCTTAGGACTCGTGTCACGCAGCTGATCAGTGCATCTGTTCTCAGATCTCTCATTGAGGTCAGTTAAAAGCCGTATCGAATTATACCGAATTTTCCCGAATCTCCCCAAACGCAGAACAACAAGCACTCGTTTAAAGTGCCGTCGGAAAGGAGCGAGCCCTCAACGCTCTTAGCTCCACAGTCCTCAATGTGCATCACCCGGGAGCCCAGCACGGACGGAACAAACCGCGGGGACGGCAGAAGGGCGAcggaaccgaaccgaaccgaacaCCCAGACCCGGCTCCCACCCGCCTCGCCCTCCCCGCCCCGCTGCCACCCCCGGGGCGCTGGGGCCCGGCCCGCACCGTTGATGCTGGCGCTGGCGACGAGATCCCGCCGGGCCGAGCGGCCGTTCAGCGACTCCCGGCACAGCAGCGGTCGCTTCAGATCCAACACCACCTTCTCGGCCCGCGACGCCGCCGGTGCCAGCGCCTTAAGAGGGCCGGGCACGGCGTGAGTGGCGGCCGACAGGTAGGGAGCGAAGGGCCCGGAGCGGGCGGCCACGGACAACATGGCGGCAGCTGGGGAGCCGGTCACCGCCGCGACCTTCCCGGCGGCTGCGTGATGACGTCACACGCGGGCGGATGGGCGCGATGACGTCACCGCAGCGCCGCGGGGTCGCAGCAAAGTGACGTCACGGCCACGAAGGGGTGGGGGGACCCGCCCTATTGCGCGCTGAGGGGGCGGTGTTTGGTCATAGTCATAGTTGGTCATAGTCATAGTTGGTCATAGTGGCAGCCTGGAACGTGAGGTGTCACAGCTTCCAGTCACAACATTCAGCTCACATTGTGGGTGTGTGCTGGTTGGTCCCCCCCTGCTCCGGCTAAATCAGCTGGTGAAATATTCCCAAAATTCAAAGTAAACTCGATACGGAGGTAAGTTAGGAAGAAATTAGAGCTAACCCATTTTTAGAACTCTAACTGCAGTTTCTCGCCAGGCCACGGAATCCATTCGTAGCATCTCAGgatcgttaaggttggaaaagaccactaagatcatgtagttcaaccagcagctcctcaccaccATaacactaaaccacatccctcagtgccacatctccccTTTTATGAACGtctccatggacagtgactctaccaccttattgagcagcctgttccagggctggAACAaaaattttcctaatatccaacatgaAATATTCATCCAAAGGCTGTGAAGCTTTAGTTTCATACCGGCTTTATCAGGAGGTTCTGCTCAGAAATTCTGCTGTTGTTAACGATGCtacagctaaattactctctGATTGTAGTTTAGGGACTGGCTCTGCAGAAATTTATGTAAGGGTGTGACTTTTTCATATAAGTAATTCACTGAGTCCTTTTATCTGGTGCCTGAAATGTACTGAAATATGGTTGTTCTAATTAAGTGGGATGGATCATTCCTGCTTCAGTAGTATTGAtctataatttatttctttcccagcaAGTTTTTCACATCGAAGCCCAGGTATATAATGATTTACCCAACTAAGTGCACTGTACTGTTGTTAACTGTAGTTGTGAAATAGTAATTATAGAACAATGTAGTATTATTCTGGAGGAAAGATAATATGTAGGAACCACTGGGGCTGCGGATCAATGTACAAGTGGAAACAAACGATTTTcaaacaggaaagagaaaattagaaaggacTCATATGTCTGCTGCGTTAACAGGATGAGTTTTAGAAACACCATTTCACAGGAAAAGACCTACAGAAACATGAtcttatttcctcttctctatCAGATTACAAAGTCTTTGTaatcataaaaaatatttgatcaGAACCACTCTAGTAATAATAGGCCAAAATGAAGTTCTTCTAAGGCTATCAGATTTTAATGTGCTCTCTACATAATTAGTGTTTCACCATGAGACTGTGGATCTGACCTAGCACTTGTAGATAGGTTTGTTTCCAGTTGTGTGGGTTTtctgtgtctttgtttttaaagaattctgAGTTTTGACACAGGTGAAAGTTTGGAATTGCTAATCCAGCTCAGCTGTTTGGGGTGTGTCAGAAGGGGCATAacagcttgtttttctgttcaggtTACTCTGAGAGCCTTCTGGCAGGATGGCCTTGCTGCTTCTGGAGGCTTCTGACAAAATGAGGGAGCTGTGGTGTATTTGGAAAATGTGACTGTGAGTATTTTAAAGACTTaagactgattttaaaatataggtTGATCAGAAGGTGATTAAAACATGAATGTTCTTCAGTATAAAGACACCCTCTTATCTGTGTCCAGGAAGAGTTAATTTAAACTTTCAAGTGACTAAGCATACTCCGGTGTGCAGGTGTTTCTTTGAGAAGCGCTGTTAGGATTATGTTCCCAAGCAGTAATAGCAAGTGAGTGTTTGCCAGCAAATCTGAAAGTTAAATGTCACTGTGGTTTTGTGTAAACCCTCTAAACAGACCTCTGTGATTGCATTTGTGCATTCACGAATGTGTTAGACTTATGAAAATGTGTTCTGCTTAATGCTTCTGTCATCCTAAAGTAAGTTAAAAACTCTTTTGCATAAATACAAATGCTGTGATATATCAAAGCTGCAATAATATGAAATAGCTGCAGCAAATTACCAGAATGATTTTGGGGACGTGCAGTTGTTTTTCAGTACCTTTCTTTATGTACTGTTTTATTCTTAGATTTAAGTGTTATTTGGATGCTAACTGCAGAACTTTCTTGGCTGTTTGCTAAAGGATCGGTGACCTTGGGCAGTGTGATCTTACCAGAAGGTtatgggttttgtgtttttttcctatattgCGTTATTTTTATGCTCTGAAAAGTCAATGCTACTGAAGTGTAGAGTGCAGgatttgcatttgctttttggttttgcattgatgatcatttcttttttcctaaataagattattcagaaagaaaagattaaaaaaaccctcttGTTGTGCATTGCTAGCAAAGCAGAAGGTACGCCCTGCTTCATCACACTGAAAGATGAGTTTtttcatgctgtgctgcagaggatgACTGCGAACAAGTGCCTTGTGGCCTAGGcagtttactttttcttccctagCCACGTTACGTTATCTCACACCTGTAAGATGGACAGTGCTGATGATGTAGTGTAGTCCAGCTGCAGCCAAGAGCAGGCTACTCAGAGGGGCTGTGAAGTCTCCATCTGTGGAGATACACAGAACCCACCTGGACGCAGTGCAGGGCAGCCTTCTTTCACTGACCCTGCTTGTTGGAGTTGATCTcaagaagtcccttccaacagaaATGACTCTGTGACACTAAGTTTCAGACTGTTATACTAGCTGTTTACTAAACACTTCTAATTACTCAGAAGCTTTCTGACATTCTTGTGAGATCTAGTGCAGACATTGCTGCCCTGACCTGCAGAGTGGGGCTGATGACAAGGCCTTGCTCTGATGTCTTCCTGGTGCCACTGCTGAGCATGTATTGGCAATCTGGGGGCACACTGGGCAAGAATAGTTTCAGGAAGTTGTGATGCATTCTTTGCACAAGATAGGCATTCCTTTAGAGGCAATTTCTTGCAAGAGTACtatgtacttatttatttattttgaaataatatttctttgtaCAGCTGTGTTATAATTTTTTTGTAGAAACTTTCCAAAACAAGGGTTGTGTCTTCAGTGCGTGCTGGGGTCTGCAGCCCATCAGCATTAGGTGGATCCTCCTAATTCATTCACACTGCTGACTGAGTTGTTTCTGGTGTCTGCAGTTAGTTCCACTGCAGAATGTTCCTCACAGTGATGTCTTGTGCTGTAATCCCAGGGGAGCTGCTAAATCTGCTACGTCTGTGTACAGCTCTGTTCAAAAAGTAAAGTTATGAAGATCTTTTGATCAACTGTCCAGCATCCTTCTCCCACTGTTCCAATAAGTTGAAATGATGACACCTCACTGCCACTGTCTaaatctgaattcatttttttccagtcaagGAAGAAGTAATTTCAAGTCTTAAGAGCAAAGAAGATGTCTGGCAGCAGGCTTCTTAGTACTTTCTGTTAATACAGAAGTAATAGGCAGGAGTTTGCAGCTTCAGCACCCATCTTGCTCTAAATCTCTTACATCTCTGTTTGATAATGCTGAGTTACATTGCCTTGAGCAGAAGGGCGTGGAATATCCTGCTCTGGCAGAGAAGCTTTTAACTTTTCTGAGtgtaaaatgagataaaaaggaagaaagcataCTTGCCAtcttccctctgctctttgcaaaaataaataaataaatagaaaaatcaaagcagatgaGATATTCCGCTGGGCAAGAAGAATGGGATTTTTGGAGACCACTgtagagaggaaagaaaataagaccgttaaagtgaataaaataaaagcaaaaagaccAAGCCTAGGCTTACGTCAGAGCTTTACATAATTGTccagatggagaaaaacagtcaTACGTATATGAAACTGATAAAATCTGATTGCACAAATCAGAAATGGCAACAAAAGGTGTCCAACCAAGCAGAAGCCAATGGCAATAATTGCCTGGGGCAACATCAAATGCTGCTCGGCAGGGCAGCAGCCAATGCTGGGAGCGTATTGAAGGGCACTTGGTCTGAAGAGGAAtatcttcctttattttgctttctctccacATTTCATGAAAAATCCTTTGCACTTTGACCTCGTAAAGGACACGGATTTGACTCACAGCTGGCTCCACCACTgaatattctttgcttttcacaaTGTGGCACTGTCGCAGTTCTATTGgccaaacaaataaacaaaaaatggtGTAGACTTTGGCTGTAAGTGCTGGAACAGATCACTGTTCTGTCATTACCAGCAAATTTCTCATGTTGGACAATTAAGCATAAATTTTACAAAAATAGAACATTTATAACATGTCAGAGAGCCTTAAATTGTTGATTAATCAGAGTAGAGATCCCTGTAGTTCTAAAtagtaaagaaaggaaatagtagcagcagagctgagcgTGCTGTTTGACGGAGGCCTGAAAAATCCCCCCTGCCACTGTGTGTAAATCTAAGCCATTATGAAACCTGCACTGGGTGAAGGCGCAGAACAAGAAGAACGAAATTAAAAAGATGACAAAGgaattctttttcagtttcacaaTGTATCTTACAGCTCTTGATCGACATCAGATGCTCTTGGAAGCTTCTCTCTAATGCAGGGTTACTAGATGTTGGCTTCTCACCAGGTTATAACCAGCAAGAGGCAGAAAGGGTCAAAGAGgttccccccccttttttttggTTCCTTTCGGTGGGCATACAAAGATGTCATCTGTAGCCTTTACTTGTCTGAGTGTTTAATTTGAATTGTAAGACTTGATTCTGAGGTAAATGATGACTGGTTTGTAGCCTGtgcttctctcttgctttctgctgggTTGTTTCAGATCTGTGTTACTGTGTGGAGCATCCTGATTAAAGATATCACGCcgagaataaagaaaagctggCCTTGGTCTTAAACTGTACTATTGATCTGCACATGCCTCAGGGAATAGGGAACAATACATGTATAATGTGTAATCAAATTGAGCTAAATGCATACTGTAGTCTTAATTATGTAAATGTTATTCTAACTGTTACTAACCATTGCTGCAGTAGTATCTCATGGAAATTTCCTATTATGCAGAAGATTTTTATTGACTATGCATTGTTTTCTAAATGTGatacctttttttctctgtccttcatTGTGAAAATGATAAATAAGAGGCCTTTCCTGTCCTTTTATGCATAGTTAGGAGAATAATTGTGTTGCTGTGGCTGCTTCTAATGGTCCCCAATGGAATTCCTCTGAGTTTGCCTATTGgtcatattttatattttcaagttTAGTGACTTGTAGTGCAATAAGTAGACACGTACAGATGAAAACTGCTGGGACAGACTAAGGCATTGTCTACTAAGGGAAAAATGAGAGTGTAATAGGGAAAGAATCAGAAAACTGCAATAGTCAGTGTGAGATTCAGTACAGTGAAGCACAAGGTCATTTAGAGATTCGTACCAAACGTTTTTACCGTGAATTTTAGATTTCTCCTAGGAAGTAACAGGAGAGGGAAGAAGATCTACATATGTGGTGGTTGATAAGGCtatcactgtgctgtgtgtctATTAAGCAGATCAGTGGGATGTGGGGGTACATGAAGTTTTTCAGTAGGTGCAtgtaatattaattttattgtaCAAAGTTACTGTGTGTTGTAGTGCATCGCGCTTTATACTGATGATTAAATGCATTTGAGGAAGATTAAGCTAAACATTAACAAATGATGAGGAGAGCTACCGGGACCTGGGTGAGGCATACAGTACAGCACAGCTTCAGCAAGCTGCATTAATGGGctgggcagtgccagcacagcttGCTCCCCaaatgctgagctgctttcctgctgtggGCCAGGCCTTGTGCTGCTTCTGGGTGGTTGCACATCGCCTAGTTTTGAAGCAAGCTATTTTGGTACTTGTTCTGGGATCTCTGCTCAGCGCCCTGTATGAACATGCTGCATGGACATGCTCTATAAGATGCTCATTTTGCCTagataaacaaaacacaggaaCTAATAGAATTGCTTATGGTAAATGTGGTCCATTAAGTGTGGACTtgtggagaggaggaaaagctgcaTGAACAGAAGATGGTGATGCCACATGCATCAAAAGTGCAATTAAATGTGTTTTGGCTGGAAATTAATGTTTTAGAGGTAGAAAGGAGTCACAACACTGAACTGTTTGGAAAATTGAGTTAGgcaaagtgagaaaaatatttgcagtttcaGTGACATAGGAGGTACCTGTACATATCCACTCACCTCTCACCTTGAGACCTTCGAGGGTTTTATGTCAGTGTTACAGTGGGTCTCTTTTATGTGTCCCTTTAGGACATGCTCTATCATGGCAGTGTAGTGAAGCTGTACTTTCTGAGGAGAGATCTGCATTTACTGCATCTCTCAGGAGCTGCTGTATCACAGCTGGAAACAATGTgcaatgtttttctgcttctcatttaCTTAATTACATGCATATTTCTGTGGGACAGTTTCCTATATTTTATAATTGATGAACATTGGACTTTAGCCTGTCCCTCACTATAAacactttgtttcttcccaAATTAATCTGACCTTCAGTTCTTCAAGAAACAGTGTCTTGCACCCAGCACTTCTTTAAGAGTTTCCTAAAAATGACAAGGTTCTCCTCTGGTAATTTTCTTGATTTGAAGATCTGAGATGTGAGATCCTTGATGTCTTCAGACTCAATGTAGTCTCCTGGACAGCCATTATATTACTTGTCTTCATTTTACTTCCCACAACAGCTACAGATATTCTCctgtatttaattttactgCCTTGTTACTCTTAGCTGACTTTGTCTGTTGGCTCTTTCTCAAAGTTACGTCTGTTTGTCAGAATTTTAATTGTAATAACAACTTGACTTACTGGGGGAGAAGTGCCCACTAACTTTTGGCCTGGATAATAATTGTGGGTTTATTGGCATGTGCCCTCGCTGTGAATTTTGAAGGATTGTTGCACTCTATTGCTTATTCCTCCAGCTATTCACTGACACCTACAAAACTAGGTAGCCACAGTGTCTGGTTCCTTTTGCTTCCTGATAAGTAACCTCTTAGAGTACACTGACCACAGTATGTCTGGTGTGGATAACTGATACTTCAGTTTGAAATACTCTCCTGTTCCTACCTCTTCTACTTATGAATTTAGTGATGGAgccttgtttgctttctttatgaAAGATTGAGATGTAACCAAGCTACCAAATGATCGTGTTGGAGCAGGTTGGTTGTTcatgctttcctgtgcagccTAATCTACAGGAACTGCTGTAGCAGGGAGTTGAATTAGATGATCATAGAGGTCCCATCTAACCTCACTGATTCTTTGTACTGATGGTCCATTGAGTTCCATGTTATACCATGGTCTTAACCTGCAAAAAGTTGCTGGTTTTCTTATAAAGCCCATGTGCTCTGAAGTTGCCTTGCCATGTAAAATGGATAACATGATCTAAGAGAAATGATTAAATGATGTTATTAaatgagccttttttttttctcttgagttTTAAGTGGAGTAAAAGTCTTCTCAAAAAGCAGATAGAACAAGTTGTGGTGTGTTTTCAAATGGTTATAATAGTACCTGTTCAGAAAACTAAAGAGTGTAAAGAGGTGCCATAGGAGCAGGCAGAATGCTGGCAAGACATTTTACAGTCCAGAATGAAAGGCTGTAGGGTTAGAATTATCAGTTCCACTGATCTCAAATTGAAGCGTTCCTGTGCCACCATCAGGTTCTGAGGGGGGTGCCTTCAGGTCTTACCTCTAACATTCCAAAAACATAGCACCAGCcttgtttgtttccagaaaggaatgaaaatagaGCATGAACAGCAGATTAGCAGTAATTAATTCTTTGCCAAAATTtaagataaataatattttggaacaaaataaaaaagttacCTTGTATTCTGTCTTATGTCAGTTTTAGCCAATGTTATGCCAGACATGGGAAGTGCATGCAAGGAGACAGGAAAAACTGGTGATggtaaaatgctgctttatattttcagaatttcactCTGGGGGCACTATGAGCAGAGAAGCTTTTATAAGAGCAACATAAGCCACTTTAAGAGCAACATAAGCCTCATTGACATGTTTTTCCAGCGCTTGCCTTTGCAGCAAAATTGACTATGCTGTCATAATGGAATACCTCTCCAACATAAGCTACAGCTCCTAGTGGCTGCATTAGTGCTTTGTCAGCCACAGTGGAATCAGCTCTGATGCTCAGCATAGTGGTAAAGATTGACTTCTTTCTGCAAGGTCAAGCCCATGAGATAAAGCCCTTgaatgaaagaggaaataagTTCAACTGACAGTGCAGAGTTGGTGAAAAAAAGTCATATTACTCAGCAGTAATGAGCGAACTAGTTATTAAAATGATAGTTTTTTTAGAGACCTCTGGCATGAAGTTATTGTGGGTTACTTAGGAGATGGGCCATATTTTCTCTGATTGTTTTGGTCAGTTCCTTTTTGTGGATGTAAAACACAGTGAGTGTAAGATCAGTGGATCACATTTACAAAGCAGTTCTGGGCAGCTTTTTCTCAGTGTGTTGCTTCTTAGCAGATGCTATAAATCAGTTTATGGATGATTATGAGTTCGCTGCTATCATCCATGTAGTAAGTGTGTAGTTGAGAACtagtgggttgttttgtttttattccctagggtttttgcatgtgtgttcttcaaatttattaataaaaatgcaggaaatacTGAAGTGTGCGTTCACCTGCGCCTACTGAAATCTGCAGATGGTGCAGTTTATTCTACTGTGTTTAGGGTGCCCTATTTTGTAAATAGTTCATGAAATTTGAAGGAGTGGACCAATAGGTTGGGATGAACTGGAGTTTAATATTTGGCAGACCTTGCTATGACCTTTGTTTTCATGTAGCTCTTTCTGTGTCACattggagattttttttaatcctttttctgAAAACTCTAGGTGTGgcttttttgtcttaaaaataagggacctcagcagctctgaggaCTGAGGTGTCCATCTCCATGTGGTTATATTTATCTGGGAGAGAGTCTATTGGAAGATTATTAGCTGGTAGGAATTAATTCACTTGAGAACACTCAAGTATCTAAGATGCTTCTTGCTGGCTTGGTTTTGGTTAGTACTGATAAATAATTGATCTATCTATCTTGATTTCCTCTTCcagctgaaaagaaagtgattttcCATATGACTCCTTTAAAAAGAGTAAAGTAATGCACGCGGTAAATGTGGGCACACTGGTGGCAGCATCCTGACCTaaggaagcaattaaaaaataaatcaccagGGTCAAGAAGGgtaaaaataattctcaaaAGGAGTTGTTTCCATGGCTTGAGACAGAGAATAAATTTCTTAAAGCAAAGTAAGTTAAGTTCTCGTTTGtgtggaaggaggaaagaggagccttaaaatacttaatgtgctgaagaaacaagagcaagtgctgaAATAGCAAAatcctttcctcttcaaaaaatggaaataggaaagagcagagcagggaaacaGACCTTTAAATATTGTAATTCATTATCTTGACGGAATTGCTCTGAAAGAGCACATTCATTGTGCTGAGGCTGATAGGAGACTGTCTGTGTGGGAGCATAGAATGAATATCCTCTGAATAAATGGTAGAGATCACTTGTCCACATCAAGTTCCCATCAAAGTTACACAGAAACGTATGAGCAGTGATGT encodes:
- the LOC107319344 gene encoding cytochrome b-c1 complex subunit Rieske, mitochondrial → MLSVAARSGPFAPYLSAATHAVPGPLKALAPAASRAEKVVLDLKRPLLCRESLNGRSARRDLVASASINAPASVRFVHNDVTVPDFSAYRREDVMDATTSSQRSSEDRKGFSYLVTATTCVASAYAAKNVVTQFISSLSASADVLALSKIEIKLSDIPEGKNMAFKWRGKPLFVRHRTQAEINQEAEVDVSQLRDPQHDLDRVKKPEWVILVGVCTHLGCVPIANSGDFGGYYCPCHGSHYDASGRIRKGPAPYNLEVPTYQFVGDDLVVVG